Genomic segment of Salvelinus sp. IW2-2015 unplaced genomic scaffold, ASM291031v2 Un_scaffold3552, whole genome shotgun sequence:
NNNNNNNNNNNNNNNNNNNNNNNNNNNNNNNNNNNNNNNNNNNNNNNNNNNNNNNNNNNNNNNNNNNNNNNNNNNNNNNNNNNNNNNNNNNNNNNNNNNNNNNNNNNNNNNNNNNNNNNNNNNNNNNNNNNNNNNNNNNNNNNNNNNNNNNNNNNNNNNNNNNNNNNNNNNNNNNNNNNNNNNNNNNNNNNNNNNNNNNNNNNNNNNNNNNNNNNNNNNNNNNNNNNNNNNNNNNNNNNNNNNNNNNNNNNNNNNNNNNNNNNNNNNNNNNNNNNNNNNNNNNNNNNNNNNNNNNNNNNNNNNNNNNNNNNNNNNNNNNNNNNNNNNNNNNNNNNNNNNNNNNNNNNNNNNNNNNNNNNNNNNNNNNNNNNNNNNNNNNNNNNNNNNNNNNNNNNNNNNNNNNNNNNNNNNNNNNNNNNNNNNNNNNNNNNNNNNNNNNNNNNNNNNNNNNNNNNNNNNNNNNNNNNNNNNNNNNctaggccccttatttccagtgaagggagatcttaacgctacagcatacaatgacattctagatgattctgtgcttccacctttgtggcaacagtttggggaaggccctttcctgtttcagcatgacaatgcccccgtRCACAAAGCGAGGttcaaacagaaatggtttgtcgagatcggtgtggaagaacttgactggcctgaacagagccctgacctcaaccccatcaaacacttttgggatgaattggaacgccaactgtaagccagcttaatcgcccaacatcagtgcccgacctcacaaatgctcttcttgctgaaaggaagcaagtccctgtagcaatgttccaacatctagtggaaagtctKCCcagtagagtggaggctgttatagcagcaaagaggggggaccaactccatattaatgcccatgattttggagtgagatgttcgacgagcaggtgtccatatactttggtcatgtagtgtacctgtaGAGGGAGGGGTCTTTCTTGAGGATGTCCATGTTGATGTGCTGCTCGATGAGGCTGAAGAGCAGGATGGGTAGAGAGGTAAAGCTGATATTGTACAGTGTCAGATAGGCTGTGTCATACAGCGGCTGGGGAGAGACAGGATGGTAGAGAACAACCAAGATCAGTCAtttaaaacaatatttatatCTTACTCATTTGTCATGCATTCTTAACCAGAGAAAAACAATTCAAACTTCTCCACCAAGTCATGGTTTAAAGTACTACAATTTTGGGCCATCTTTTATGTACCTGTTGggagaagccacagaagaactggTAGAGGAACTGAGGGAAGATGAAGGCGACATTCTGAGGAAAAAGAACATAATGTTTAAAATGCTTAATCATCAGTAGTCGTATGTTACTTTTAGTGAGAAAACACTCACTTTGTAGAAGAAGTACTGGACAAGCTCTGAGATGCGGACGTAGTAGTAGTGTCCGTGAACCAGCAGCATCTTCTTCAGGTGTTTGAAC
This window contains:
- the LOC112076073 gene encoding phospholipid-transporting ATPase IH, coding for IVKLIKSSPEHPITLAIGDGANDVSMILEAHVGIGIMGKEGRQAARNSDYAIPKFKHLKKMLLVHGHYYYVRISELVQYFFYKNVAFIFPQFLYQFFCGFSQQPLYDTAYLTLYNISFTSLPILLFSLIEQHINMDILKKDPSLYRYTT